From Serinicoccus profundi, the proteins below share one genomic window:
- the paaD gene encoding 1,2-phenylacetyl-CoA epoxidase subunit PaaD translates to MLDADLVAQVEREMRSVPDPEIPVITIDDLGVLRQVEATEVGGQPGLRVTITPTYSGCPAMHAMADAVAATGRAHGIPVEVVTQLSPAWTTDWMSEEGRTKLRRFGIAPPTGERAHAARPGPVPVGLQLRVVTCPQCGSNDTEEVARFGSTACKALRRCLSCREPFDEFKTL, encoded by the coding sequence GTGCTCGACGCCGACCTCGTCGCGCAGGTGGAGCGTGAGATGCGCTCCGTGCCCGACCCGGAGATCCCGGTCATCACCATCGACGACCTCGGGGTCCTCCGGCAGGTCGAGGCGACCGAGGTCGGCGGACAGCCCGGCCTGCGGGTCACCATCACGCCGACCTACTCCGGTTGCCCGGCGATGCACGCGATGGCCGACGCGGTCGCCGCCACCGGCCGGGCGCACGGCATACCGGTCGAGGTCGTCACCCAGCTGTCCCCCGCGTGGACGACCGACTGGATGAGCGAGGAGGGGCGCACCAAGCTGCGCCGCTTCGGGATCGCGCCGCCGACGGGGGAGCGGGCCCACGCCGCCCGCCCCGGGCCGGTGCCGGTCGGGTTGCAGCTGCGGGTCGTGACCTGCCCGCAGTGCGGCTCGAACGACACCGAGGAGGTGGCCCGCTTCGGGTCCACCGCGTGCAAGGCCCTGCGCCGGTGCCTCTCCTGCCGGGAGCCCTTCGATGAGTTCAAGACCTTGTAG
- the paaE gene encoding 1,2-phenylacetyl-CoA epoxidase subunit PaaE yields the protein MTLIQQPTRRRATFHDLTVSRVDRLTDQAVAISFAVPEELREEFAFEPGQHLTVRATIGGEDARRSYSCCISRGRARKTGEVRVASATVPGGLMSTWLGEHVQPGDTLQVMTPMGSFTCPTEPTAAKHHVGIAAGSGITPVLSLLTTVLEEEPQSRVTLVFGNRRTDTVMFLEELMDLKNRFPHRFTLLNVLSREPQEAELLTGRLDRAKVEALMASFIPVDDVDEWYLCGPFGMVETVQQVLAERGADAEHVHHEIFHVDGDGAPVTDPDEAAAPRDPGAPPEAVATVTLDGRTTTVPMPSAAETILAATLRERPDAPFSCTGGVCGTCRAKVVDGEVRMERNYALEPDEVERGYRLMCQSHPVTDQVTIDYDA from the coding sequence ATGACCCTCATCCAGCAGCCGACGCGCCGCCGCGCGACCTTCCACGACCTCACCGTGAGCCGGGTGGACCGGCTCACCGACCAGGCGGTGGCCATCAGCTTCGCCGTGCCGGAGGAGCTGCGCGAGGAGTTCGCCTTCGAGCCCGGCCAGCACCTCACCGTGCGCGCCACGATCGGGGGTGAGGACGCCCGTCGCTCCTACTCCTGCTGCATCTCCCGGGGACGTGCGCGGAAGACCGGCGAGGTGCGGGTCGCCTCGGCGACCGTGCCCGGCGGCCTCATGTCGACCTGGCTGGGCGAGCACGTGCAGCCCGGCGACACCCTGCAGGTGATGACGCCGATGGGGTCCTTCACCTGCCCGACCGAGCCCACCGCCGCCAAGCACCACGTCGGCATCGCGGCCGGCTCCGGGATCACCCCGGTGCTCTCGCTGCTCACCACCGTGCTGGAGGAGGAGCCGCAGTCGCGGGTGACCCTCGTCTTCGGCAACCGCCGGACCGACACGGTGATGTTCCTCGAGGAGCTCATGGACCTCAAGAACCGTTTCCCCCACCGGTTCACCCTGCTCAACGTCCTCTCCCGCGAGCCGCAGGAGGCCGAGCTGCTCACCGGGCGCCTCGACCGCGCCAAGGTCGAGGCGCTCATGGCCTCCTTCATCCCCGTCGACGACGTCGACGAGTGGTACCTCTGCGGGCCCTTCGGCATGGTTGAGACCGTGCAGCAGGTGCTCGCCGAGCGCGGGGCGGACGCCGAGCACGTGCACCACGAGATCTTCCACGTCGACGGCGACGGGGCTCCCGTCACCGACCCCGACGAGGCGGCGGCGCCCCGCGACCCGGGTGCGCCCCCGGAGGCCGTGGCCACCGTGACCCTCGACGGCCGGACGACGACCGTGCCCATGCCGAGCGCGGCCGAGACCATCCTCGCGGCCACGCTGCGCGAGCGCCCGGACGCGCCCTTCTCCTGCACCGGTGGCGTCTGCGGCACCTGCCGGGCCAAGGTCGTGGACGGCGAGGTCCGGATGGAGCGCAACTACGCACTGGAGCCCGACGAGGTCGAGCGCGGCTACCGCCTCATGTGCCAGTCGCACCCGGTGACCGACCAGGTCACCATCGACTACGACGCCTGA
- a CDS encoding NAD-dependent epimerase/dehydratase family protein, which yields MPTSPTALILGGTGSLWVSALHLARAGWSVIVTGREPSRMPGAAAEFGIRFVAAERDEEQATEALVGDGVDLLVDGQGYAPGQARALAALSRRCGGTAYLSAKAVYVDACGRHLNSPGGAHFDAPVTEAGPTMAWQAQEVRSAEGYGAGKAESERLLAEHGERVSVLRPSKIHGPWVRQVRSAPVLDLVAPRGGATGGSRGRDPVSVAGPDVVESTTSAEVLARAVLACARAPRARVLNVADADPRPAGELAREVWRAAGCSPVPEVVPADPREAPDAARLPWRVAMVLDTSALSALGVSLPTFAETAWMEVEWVLRQRRSQAS from the coding sequence GTGCCCACGTCGCCGACCGCACTGATCCTCGGCGGCACGGGCAGCCTGTGGGTGAGCGCCCTGCACCTGGCCCGCGCCGGGTGGTCGGTCATCGTCACCGGCCGCGAGCCGTCGCGCATGCCGGGCGCAGCCGCGGAGTTCGGCATCCGCTTCGTCGCCGCCGAGCGTGACGAGGAGCAGGCCACCGAGGCGCTCGTCGGCGACGGTGTGGACCTCCTCGTCGACGGCCAGGGGTATGCCCCGGGCCAGGCGCGCGCGCTCGCCGCGCTCTCCCGGCGGTGCGGTGGCACGGCATACCTCTCGGCGAAGGCGGTGTATGTCGACGCGTGCGGCCGCCACCTCAACTCCCCCGGCGGCGCCCACTTCGACGCACCCGTCACCGAGGCGGGCCCGACCATGGCGTGGCAGGCCCAGGAGGTGCGCAGCGCCGAGGGGTATGGCGCGGGCAAGGCGGAGTCGGAGCGCCTCCTCGCCGAGCACGGCGAACGGGTCAGCGTCCTGCGCCCGAGCAAGATCCACGGCCCGTGGGTGCGTCAGGTGCGCAGCGCGCCGGTGCTGGACCTCGTGGCACCGAGGGGCGGCGCCACGGGCGGGTCGCGCGGGCGTGACCCGGTGAGCGTGGCGGGCCCCGACGTCGTCGAGTCGACGACGTCCGCCGAGGTGCTCGCGCGCGCGGTGCTGGCGTGTGCCCGCGCACCACGGGCCCGCGTGCTCAACGTCGCCGACGCCGACCCGCGCCCGGCCGGCGAGCTCGCCCGCGAGGTCTGGCGGGCAGCCGGCTGCTCCCCGGTGCCCGAGGTCGTCCCCGCCGACCCGCGCGAGGCCCCGGACGCCGCCCGCCTCCCCTGGCGGGTGGCGATGGTGCTCGACACCTCCGCGCTGTCCGCGCTGGGGGTGAGCCTGCCGACCTTCGCCGAGACCGCCTGGATGGAGGTCGAGTGGGTCCTGCGGCAGCGGCGCTCTCAGGCGTCGTAG
- a CDS encoding Maf family protein — MIPLVLASASPARLTTLTRAGVSPEVIVSGVDEDAAIAAARERHGELDPADVALTLARAKAEEVSREHGVDALVLGCDSVLELDGEVFGKPHSSQVAIERWQTMRGRSGTLHTGHWLIDDRDTDGSEGTGATLGATASTVVHFAELSDAEIVHYVATGEPLHVAGGFTVDGLGGPYVTGIEGDYHAVVGVSLPLLRDLLDQLGLAWHDLLDH; from the coding sequence GTGATCCCCCTCGTCCTCGCCTCCGCCTCCCCGGCCCGCCTGACGACCCTGACCCGCGCCGGCGTCAGCCCGGAGGTCATCGTCTCCGGGGTCGACGAGGACGCCGCGATCGCCGCCGCCCGCGAGCGCCACGGGGAGCTCGACCCGGCCGACGTCGCCCTCACCCTGGCCCGGGCCAAGGCGGAGGAGGTCAGCCGGGAGCACGGCGTCGACGCCCTCGTCCTCGGCTGCGACTCGGTCCTGGAGCTCGACGGCGAGGTCTTCGGCAAGCCGCACTCCTCCCAGGTGGCGATCGAGCGCTGGCAGACCATGCGCGGCCGCTCGGGCACGCTGCACACGGGTCACTGGCTCATCGACGACCGCGACACCGACGGCTCCGAGGGCACGGGCGCGACCCTGGGAGCCACCGCCTCGACGGTCGTCCACTTCGCCGAGCTCAGCGACGCCGAGATCGTCCACTACGTCGCCACCGGGGAGCCGCTGCACGTCGCCGGGGGCTTCACCGTCGACGGCCTCGGCGGGCCCTACGTCACTGGGATCGAGGGCGACTACCACGCCGTCGTCGGCGTGAGCCTCCCGCTGCTGCGCGACCTGCTCGACCAGCTGGGCCTCGCCTGGCACGACCTGCTCGACCACTGA
- a CDS encoding GNAT family N-acetyltransferase, with translation MLRGFEDADREPFAALNADPEVVRHLQGPLSRQRSDAFVDRITSCWSERGWGLWALERRDTGEFVGYTGLWPADFLPSGPGVEVGWRLARPAWGHGFATEAATQALELGFTEVGLEEIVSFTPAVNTASLRVMARIGLERDPTRDFDHPRVDATAYPWLVRHLFHARTASSWRAAGAARVRSDP, from the coding sequence GTGCTCCGCGGGTTCGAGGACGCCGACCGGGAGCCGTTCGCCGCGCTCAACGCCGACCCCGAGGTGGTGCGCCACCTGCAGGGGCCGCTGAGCCGGCAGCGCTCGGACGCCTTCGTCGACCGCATCACCTCCTGCTGGTCCGAGCGCGGCTGGGGGCTCTGGGCGCTCGAGCGCCGCGACACCGGCGAGTTCGTCGGCTACACCGGACTGTGGCCGGCCGACTTCCTGCCCTCGGGACCAGGCGTCGAGGTGGGGTGGCGCCTGGCGCGCCCCGCGTGGGGCCACGGCTTCGCGACCGAGGCGGCGACGCAGGCACTGGAGCTCGGCTTCACCGAGGTCGGGCTGGAGGAGATCGTCTCCTTCACCCCGGCCGTCAACACCGCCTCGCTGCGGGTCATGGCCAGGATCGGGCTCGAGCGAGACCCCACCCGCGACTTCGACCACCCCAGGGTGGACGCGACGGCATACCCCTGGCTGGTCCGGCACCTCTTCCACGCCCGGACCGCGTCGTCGTGGCGGGCGGCCGGAGCCGCGAGGGTACGCTCTGACCCGTGA
- a CDS encoding DUF885 domain-containing protein, with translation MQSRTFTDIDRIAEEHLDAMVALSPLEATYLGVPGRDAEIDDLSVEGLRAHREQSAATLAALEGVAPVDDTDRVTAAALRERLGLEVEQLDLVLGGQAPVDLNVIASAPQAVRDIFDLMAKDTEAHWELVVARLRAVPQALEEYASALRWSAEQGQVAPLRQVRAVAGQCRDQAGEEASSFDALTAEAAGQPEAIRTDLAAAVAEAKGAFGALAAYLEEELAPQAPESDACGPERYRLHSRSFLGADIDLEETYRWGQEELARITAMMQETAEQIRPGASIEEAVAILDEDPEYALEGTEALREWMQVKADDAVSQLTDTQFDVPEPVRRIECMIAPSQTGGIYYTGPSEDFSRPGRMWWSVPKGVTRFSTWRELTTVYHEGVPGHHLQIGQTVYRSELLNRWRRLASWTSGHGEGWALYSEWLMADLGLMDDPGNRMGLLGGQSLRAARVVIDIGVHCGFEAPDEVGGGAWTYDKAWQFLTTYAHENEESLRFELDRYLGWPGQAPSYKIGERLWLELREECRRREGADFDLKAFHRRALDIGGVGLDTLRAAVLDELSAAPVGLPCGSPSGWCSAGSRTPTGSRSPRSTPTPRWCATCRGR, from the coding sequence ATGCAGAGCCGCACCTTCACCGACATCGACCGCATCGCCGAGGAGCACCTGGACGCCATGGTGGCGCTCAGCCCCCTGGAGGCGACCTACCTGGGGGTCCCCGGGCGGGACGCCGAGATCGACGACCTGTCCGTCGAGGGGCTGCGGGCGCACCGCGAGCAGTCCGCCGCGACGCTGGCCGCGCTCGAGGGGGTGGCACCGGTCGACGACACCGACCGCGTCACCGCCGCCGCCCTGCGCGAGCGGCTGGGCCTGGAGGTCGAGCAGCTCGACCTCGTGCTCGGTGGCCAGGCACCGGTCGACCTCAACGTCATCGCCTCGGCGCCGCAGGCCGTGCGCGACATCTTCGACCTCATGGCCAAGGACACCGAGGCTCACTGGGAGCTGGTCGTCGCCCGCCTGCGGGCCGTCCCGCAGGCGCTGGAGGAGTATGCCTCCGCGCTGCGGTGGTCGGCCGAGCAGGGCCAGGTGGCCCCGCTGCGCCAGGTCCGGGCGGTCGCGGGGCAGTGCCGCGACCAGGCCGGCGAGGAGGCCAGCAGCTTCGATGCCCTCACGGCCGAGGCCGCGGGCCAGCCCGAGGCGATCCGCACCGACCTCGCCGCAGCGGTCGCCGAGGCGAAGGGCGCCTTCGGCGCGCTCGCGGCATACCTCGAGGAGGAGCTGGCGCCGCAGGCCCCGGAGTCCGACGCGTGCGGTCCGGAGCGCTACCGCCTGCACTCGCGCAGCTTCCTCGGTGCCGACATCGACCTGGAGGAGACCTACCGCTGGGGTCAGGAGGAGCTGGCCCGGATCACCGCGATGATGCAGGAGACCGCCGAGCAGATCCGGCCCGGCGCGAGCATCGAGGAGGCCGTGGCGATCCTCGACGAGGACCCGGAGTATGCCCTGGAGGGCACCGAGGCCCTGCGCGAGTGGATGCAGGTCAAGGCCGACGACGCGGTCTCCCAGCTCACCGACACGCAGTTCGACGTGCCCGAGCCGGTGCGGCGCATCGAGTGCATGATCGCGCCCAGCCAGACCGGCGGCATCTACTACACCGGGCCGAGCGAGGACTTCTCCCGTCCGGGCCGCATGTGGTGGTCGGTGCCCAAGGGCGTCACCCGCTTCTCCACGTGGCGCGAGCTGACCACGGTCTACCACGAGGGCGTGCCGGGCCACCACCTGCAGATCGGTCAGACGGTCTACCGCTCCGAGCTGCTCAACCGCTGGCGGCGGCTGGCGTCGTGGACCTCCGGCCACGGCGAGGGCTGGGCCCTCTACTCCGAGTGGCTCATGGCCGATCTCGGCCTCATGGACGACCCGGGCAACCGGATGGGACTGCTCGGGGGGCAGTCGCTGCGCGCGGCCCGGGTGGTCATCGACATCGGGGTGCACTGCGGCTTCGAGGCTCCCGACGAGGTCGGTGGCGGGGCGTGGACCTACGACAAGGCCTGGCAGTTCCTCACCACCTACGCCCACGAGAACGAGGAGTCGCTGCGCTTCGAGCTGGACCGCTACCTGGGCTGGCCCGGGCAGGCGCCGTCCTACAAGATCGGCGAGCGCCTCTGGCTGGAGCTGCGGGAGGAGTGCCGCCGCCGGGAGGGCGCGGACTTCGACCTCAAGGCCTTCCACCGCCGGGCGCTGGACATCGGCGGGGTCGGCCTGGACACGCTGCGCGCGGCGGTCCTCGACGAGCTGTCAGCCGCACCGGTGGGGCTCCCGTGCGGCTCACCGAGCGGCTGGTGCTCCGCGGGTTCGAGGACGCCGACCGGGAGCCGTTCGCCGCGCTCAACGCCGACCCCGAGGTGGTGCGCCACCTGCAGGGGCCGCTGA
- a CDS encoding methyltransferase domain-containing protein, whose amino-acid sequence MSDSWDPSHYTRYAAERDRPFVELMARVPPLEPRRIVDLGCGPGHGLRWLADRWPDADVLGLDSSAEMVAAAQEVAGGGTVRAQVGDLVDWARGGAHAGEVDLLVTTATLQWVPGHLDLLPDLVGRLRPGGVLAMTVPGNFGEPSHTLRRQIAEQPTYAAHLAGIASPASHDPADYLRVLAEAGAAVDAWETTYLHVLDPEGQDPDPVFTWVSATGARPTLQALPEDLRADFTEEFRAALRRAYPRTDAGVVLPFRRVFAVATRRDDAG is encoded by the coding sequence ATGAGCGATAGCTGGGACCCGAGCCACTACACCCGGTATGCCGCCGAGCGCGACCGGCCCTTCGTCGAGCTCATGGCGCGGGTGCCGCCGCTGGAGCCGCGGCGCATCGTCGACCTGGGGTGCGGGCCCGGGCACGGGCTGCGCTGGCTCGCCGACCGGTGGCCCGACGCCGACGTGCTGGGCCTCGACTCCTCCGCCGAGATGGTGGCCGCCGCGCAGGAGGTGGCCGGCGGCGGCACGGTCCGGGCGCAGGTGGGCGATCTCGTCGACTGGGCGCGCGGCGGCGCACACGCGGGGGAGGTCGACCTGCTCGTCACGACCGCGACCCTGCAGTGGGTCCCGGGCCACCTCGACCTGCTGCCCGACCTGGTGGGGCGCCTGCGCCCCGGCGGTGTCCTCGCGATGACGGTGCCGGGCAACTTCGGCGAGCCGAGCCATACCCTGCGTCGGCAGATCGCGGAGCAGCCGACGTATGCCGCTCACCTCGCGGGCATCGCCTCGCCCGCCTCGCACGACCCGGCCGACTACCTCCGGGTGCTGGCGGAGGCCGGAGCCGCCGTCGATGCCTGGGAGACGACCTACCTGCACGTCCTCGACCCCGAGGGGCAGGACCCGGACCCGGTCTTCACCTGGGTGAGCGCCACCGGCGCCCGCCCGACGCTGCAGGCCCTGCCGGAGGACCTGCGCGCCGACTTCACCGAGGAGTTCCGGGCCGCCCTGCGCCGGGCCTACCCCCGCACCGACGCCGGTGTGGTGCTGCCCTTCCGGCGCGTCTTCGCGGTGGCCACCCGGCGCGACGACGCGGGGTGA
- a CDS encoding sodium/glutamate symporter produces the protein MSADQIGFALIVLGLFLLLGKVIRVKVGWVQKLFLPSSIIGGFLILLLGPQVLGRVGGPVGDNGLFTQPMLDVWSALPGLLISVVFATMFLGQDLPTPKRAGRLVGPQLALGVAMGSGQYVVGLLLAALVLVPLFAAEPMIGALIEMGFEGGHGTAAGMRPVLEDLGYAEGADLAVGIATVGIVAGVVIGIALINWGVRTGRTEILKGDVQASVEEQKGLFRKDEHYPAGTMTSRPASVEPLSLHMALVSVAILLGWGVLEALRWVESQTYSSILINGDTPLEVFAFVPLFPLALLGGVAVQALATALGVDHLIDHQIMLRIQGWALDFLIVAAIGTLSLEAIGANIWSFILLALAGIAINVGLFLWFAPRIIGRYWFERGIGDFGQSMGVTATGLILMRITDPDAESPAFEAFGYKQLVFEPFFGGGLVTALAVPVIALTGIWPLFSVMLLLFLTALAVGWFVFRPRADAERRELQEQGQGGAEAVST, from the coding sequence ATGTCCGCTGACCAGATCGGCTTCGCACTCATCGTCCTGGGGCTGTTCCTGCTCCTGGGCAAGGTCATCCGCGTCAAGGTCGGCTGGGTGCAGAAGCTCTTCCTGCCCAGCTCGATCATCGGGGGTTTCCTCATCCTCCTCCTGGGGCCGCAGGTGCTCGGCCGGGTCGGCGGACCGGTGGGCGACAACGGGCTGTTCACCCAACCGATGCTCGACGTGTGGAGCGCCCTGCCCGGGCTGCTCATCAGCGTCGTCTTCGCCACGATGTTCCTCGGCCAGGACCTCCCGACGCCGAAGCGGGCCGGGCGGCTCGTCGGCCCCCAGCTGGCGCTGGGCGTGGCCATGGGGTCGGGCCAGTACGTCGTCGGGCTGCTGCTCGCGGCGCTGGTGCTCGTGCCGCTCTTCGCCGCCGAGCCAATGATCGGCGCGCTCATCGAGATGGGCTTCGAGGGCGGGCACGGCACAGCGGCCGGGATGCGACCGGTGCTCGAGGACCTCGGGTATGCCGAGGGCGCCGACCTCGCCGTCGGCATCGCCACCGTGGGCATCGTGGCCGGCGTCGTCATCGGCATCGCGCTCATCAACTGGGGGGTCCGCACCGGCCGCACCGAGATCCTCAAGGGTGACGTCCAGGCCTCGGTCGAGGAGCAGAAGGGGCTGTTCCGCAAGGACGAGCACTACCCGGCCGGCACGATGACCAGCCGACCCGCCTCGGTGGAGCCGCTGTCGCTGCACATGGCCCTGGTGTCGGTCGCCATCCTCCTCGGCTGGGGCGTGCTCGAGGCGCTGCGCTGGGTCGAGAGCCAGACCTACTCCAGCATCCTCATCAACGGCGACACCCCGCTCGAGGTCTTCGCCTTCGTCCCGCTCTTCCCGCTCGCGCTCCTCGGTGGTGTGGCGGTCCAGGCCCTGGCCACGGCCCTGGGCGTCGACCACCTCATCGACCACCAGATCATGCTGCGCATCCAGGGCTGGGCGCTGGACTTCCTCATCGTCGCCGCGATCGGCACGCTGTCGCTGGAGGCGATCGGCGCCAACATCTGGTCCTTCATCCTGCTGGCGCTCGCCGGGATCGCGATTAACGTCGGGCTGTTCCTCTGGTTCGCCCCGCGGATCATCGGTCGCTACTGGTTCGAGCGGGGGATCGGCGACTTCGGCCAGTCGATGGGGGTCACGGCCACCGGGCTCATCCTCATGCGGATCACCGACCCGGACGCCGAGAGCCCGGCCTTCGAGGCCTTCGGCTACAAGCAGCTGGTCTTCGAGCCGTTCTTCGGGGGCGGTCTGGTGACCGCGCTCGCGGTGCCCGTCATCGCCCTCACCGGCATCTGGCCGTTGTTCTCGGTGATGCTCCTGCTGTTCCTCACCGCGCTGGCGGTCGGGTGGTTCGTCTTCCGGCCGCGCGCGGACGCCGAGCGTCGGGAGTTGCAGGAGCAGGGTCAGGGGGGCGCGGAGGCCGTCTCGACCTGA
- a CDS encoding acyl-CoA carboxylase subunit epsilon produces MSEVVDGTPEQPAPPVIRVLRGNPTPVQIAALTAVLAGAGGVEQAPDGPGQRRTLWTARSRFARPRPSVGPGGWRASALPR; encoded by the coding sequence GTGAGCGAGGTCGTCGACGGGACGCCGGAGCAGCCGGCCCCACCCGTCATCCGCGTCCTGCGGGGCAACCCGACGCCGGTGCAGATCGCCGCGCTCACCGCGGTGCTCGCCGGAGCCGGCGGCGTCGAGCAGGCCCCGGACGGCCCGGGTCAGCGACGCACCCTGTGGACCGCGCGGTCCCGCTTCGCCCGGCCCCGTCCCTCGGTCGGCCCGGGCGGCTGGCGCGCCTCGGCGCTGCCCCGCTGA
- a CDS encoding acyl-CoA carboxylase subunit beta, translating to MTDTLSADSQGDDGPDLRTTAGRLADYRARVEDAAHAGSGKAVEKQHAKGKLTARERIDALLDEGSFTELDALARHRSTAFGQEKNRPYGDGVVTGYGTVDGRPIAVFAQDFTVFGGSLGEVFGEKIVKVMDLAMKIGCPVVGINDSGGARIQEGVVALGLYAEIFKRNVHASGVIPQISLVMGPCAGGAVYSPAITDFVVMVDQTSHMFITGPDVIKTVTGEDVTMEELGGARTHNSTSGVAHYLASDEDDAFEYAKELLGYLPQNNLEDPPAYDEEPDEEVGEADTALDVLIPDSPGVPYDITEAVRAVLDDGDFLQVQELFAPNIVVGFGRVEGRSVGVVANQPMQLAGTLDIDASEKAARFVRTCDAFNIPILTFVDVPGFLPGTDQEFGGIIRRGAKLLYAYAEATVPLVTVITRKAYGGAYDVMGSKHLGADINLAWPTAQIAVMGAQGAANILYRRELAQVRSEGGDVEAERERRIREYEDTLANPYVAAERGYVDAVIEPSHTRIEVARALRHLRSKRSNRAPRKHGNIPL from the coding sequence ATGACCGACACGCTCAGCGCCGACAGCCAGGGAGACGACGGGCCGGACCTGCGCACCACCGCGGGACGTCTCGCGGACTACCGCGCGCGCGTCGAGGACGCCGCCCACGCCGGGTCGGGCAAGGCCGTCGAGAAGCAGCACGCCAAGGGCAAGCTCACCGCCCGCGAGCGCATCGACGCCCTCCTCGACGAGGGCAGCTTCACCGAGCTCGACGCCCTGGCCCGCCACCGCTCGACCGCCTTCGGCCAGGAGAAGAACCGCCCCTACGGTGACGGCGTCGTCACCGGCTACGGCACCGTCGACGGCCGCCCCATCGCCGTCTTCGCCCAGGACTTCACCGTCTTCGGCGGCTCGCTGGGCGAGGTCTTCGGCGAGAAGATCGTCAAGGTCATGGATCTGGCCATGAAGATCGGGTGCCCGGTCGTCGGCATCAACGACTCCGGCGGCGCCCGCATCCAGGAGGGCGTCGTCGCCCTGGGCCTCTACGCCGAGATCTTCAAGCGCAACGTGCACGCCTCGGGCGTCATCCCCCAGATCTCCCTGGTCATGGGCCCGTGCGCGGGTGGCGCCGTCTACTCCCCCGCGATCACCGACTTCGTCGTCATGGTCGACCAGACCTCGCACATGTTCATCACCGGCCCGGACGTCATCAAGACCGTCACCGGCGAGGACGTCACCATGGAGGAGCTCGGCGGGGCCCGCACGCACAACTCCACGAGCGGGGTGGCGCACTACCTCGCCAGCGACGAGGACGACGCCTTCGAGTACGCCAAGGAGCTGCTCGGCTACCTGCCGCAGAACAACCTCGAGGACCCCCCGGCCTACGACGAGGAGCCGGACGAGGAGGTGGGCGAGGCCGACACGGCGCTGGACGTCCTCATCCCCGACTCCCCCGGCGTCCCCTACGACATCACCGAGGCCGTCCGGGCGGTCCTGGACGACGGCGACTTCCTGCAGGTGCAGGAGCTCTTCGCGCCCAACATCGTCGTCGGCTTCGGCCGGGTCGAGGGACGCTCGGTCGGGGTCGTCGCCAACCAGCCGATGCAGCTGGCCGGCACCCTCGACATCGACGCCTCGGAGAAGGCCGCGCGCTTCGTGCGGACCTGTGACGCCTTCAACATCCCGATCCTCACCTTCGTCGACGTGCCGGGCTTCCTGCCGGGCACCGACCAGGAGTTCGGCGGGATCATCCGCCGCGGCGCCAAGCTGCTGTACGCCTACGCCGAGGCGACCGTGCCGCTGGTCACCGTCATCACCCGCAAGGCCTACGGCGGTGCCTACGACGTCATGGGGTCCAAGCACCTCGGCGCCGACATCAACCTCGCGTGGCCGACCGCGCAGATCGCGGTGATGGGCGCCCAGGGCGCCGCCAACATCCTCTACCGCCGCGAGCTGGCGCAGGTGAGGTCCGAGGGCGGTGACGTCGAGGCCGAGCGGGAGCGCCGCATCCGGGAGTACGAAGACACCCTGGCCAACCCCTACGTCGCCGCCGAGCGCGGGTACGTCGACGCGGTCATCGAGCCCTCCCACACCCGGATCGAGGTGGCGCGGGCCCTGCGGCACCTGCGCTCCAAGCGGTCCAACCGGGCGCCGCGCAAGCACGGGAACATCCCGCTGTGA
- a CDS encoding biotin--[acetyl-CoA-carboxylase] ligase: MERLRWATPERHETIGSTNVEALADPRPGRVVIAEHQSAGAGRRGRAWSSPPGTGLAVSVVLPPVPGSLAGWVPLAAGVAVVDALAAGRWPVRARLKWPNDVLVDGGPAPGKICGVLVQVADSGAVVVGVGVNIDHREDQLPVPTATSWRLARGGAPLPPGARDGFLEDYLHRLRELHAPLAAGEAEPVRTAYLDRSATLGRSVVVHGPDGSARRGEAVGIGEDGALIVRREGGELGVHHAGDVEHLRDQ; encoded by the coding sequence ATGGAACGACTGCGCTGGGCCACGCCGGAACGGCACGAGACGATCGGCTCCACCAACGTCGAGGCGCTCGCCGACCCGCGCCCGGGTCGCGTGGTCATCGCCGAGCACCAGAGCGCGGGGGCGGGGCGGCGCGGCCGCGCCTGGTCCTCCCCTCCCGGCACCGGGCTGGCGGTCAGCGTCGTCCTGCCGCCGGTGCCCGGATCCCTGGCCGGGTGGGTGCCGCTGGCGGCGGGGGTCGCGGTGGTCGACGCGCTGGCCGCCGGCCGGTGGCCGGTGCGGGCCCGGCTCAAGTGGCCCAACGACGTGCTCGTCGACGGTGGGCCGGCGCCGGGGAAGATCTGCGGCGTGCTCGTGCAGGTCGCCGACAGCGGTGCGGTGGTCGTGGGGGTGGGGGTCAACATCGACCACCGGGAGGACCAGCTCCCGGTGCCCACCGCCACGTCCTGGCGCCTCGCCCGCGGCGGGGCACCGCTGCCGCCGGGAGCCCGCGACGGCTTCCTCGAGGACTACCTCCACCGGCTGCGCGAGCTGCACGCCCCGCTCGCCGCGGGCGAGGCGGAGCCGGTGCGCACGGCATACCTCGACCGGAGCGCGACCCTCGGACGCTCCGTCGTGGTGCACGGCCCCGACGGATCGGCCCGCCGGGGTGAGGCCGTCGGGATCGGCGAGGACGGCGCGCTGATCGTCCGCCGGGAGGGCGGCGAGCTCGGTGTGCACCACGCCGGGGACGTCGAGCACCTGCGCGACCAGTAA